The genomic segment aATTCACATCATTCTGCCacgtcaattaaaaatatagtacaGTGTACCACATCAAGTATACATTGACGTAGTTAGGTCCAATTTAATAGTAAGgatttaattgatataatttttacaaaaataaaaactcaattaaaacacaaaaaaaataaaacctaatttagattctaaataaaaatagagacctatcgaaatattaaaccttgtttctttgtgtgttatatgaaaaactttgaaaaattaaaagtaggtagaagaaatatttaatttaataaaggaTTAGATAAAGAGTTATACCTTATCGTCCAAAACAatcactttaaataaataaggttaaaatttagaatattttgttgtttatcttATGCGTCATATAAGTAGTTATGCATCAAGCTAACACCAAAACATTAAGGTTATGCTTATTGCTTGGTGATAGAAAAAAGGCTTAAAGCTCTCTATCATTGCACCACACAGTTGTTATTCCTTCCATCATCAGAGTCATtgcagaaaaaagaaaaagaggggaAGTTTAGAAGATATTATAAGTGTTCTAAAAAGTTTTCTCCCGAAATcctattaaaataccttttccGGAATTTATTTCATGCGTCTTGGCAATATAATTACAACAACGTTCCAAAAACCTGATTCTGAAAATTCTATCTTGAAAaattctttttgaaaatcttatttCATAAAGTCTGCTCTGAAAAGTTTCTGGAAACGTCgctttttcaaaagataaaataatcatttttttaaatttatgaggTGCAAGAAAGAAATTGTGAGGATGTAAGCAGTAAAAAGAAGGTAGAAGTTAGAGGCTTTTGCTTCCTGCACTCACActaattggaaaaaaattaaactatctttTATCGTTACACTAGAACATcgttattcatatttataacaTTCTTATAGGAATGAATGATTACATGCAACTTTATTTGAtggtttataaaagaaaatatgataattCGAGACAGAGTTGTGTTCATGTATATCACTCtacgttttttctttcttactgtaatttatatttgattccGAAGCTTGAAAGAATCGTTGCATTGCATGCAATGGTGCCAttagaaagagataaaaaaaaaaaaatcatcttagGCTTTGAGATTTTTCACTTGTTGACCAGAGTTCTAATGCTACCAAAATTAGAAGTTTCTAGAAATATAACAAATGATGATATACAGAAAGACAACAGATTATATCAGCTAAACATTGATTGATTACACAGATTACCAAACTTCTCATTCCACAGTTTACACTCTAAGCTACATGTTTCATATAGACAATGAAACAACATTAACAAGAACAAAAGTAACAAAGAAAAAGCTTCATGATACAAATCGCCATTTGCAACTTTCAATGGTTCCTCTCTACTTTCTGCTGAACAAGCTTCTCAATTTCCCTCTTTCCAACCTCTCAAGAAGCTTTTTAGCTCCTGGAATGTCCATCTCTGTAAGCTTCTTCAGATACCCGATTGCTCCATATGAAATCATCAGCTTCTTACACTTCTTACATGGAGAAAGTGATCCAAGGCATGAAACTGCATACTTTTTGGCAGTGTTCTGAGAGCTTGGATCAAGCAACTGGACAAGATTTGGAACACTTTTATCATCTTTCTTAACCTCTCTCCGATTCTGAGACAGAACCATTAGGCTTGAAATTGCTTGAGCAGCAGTCTCTCTAGCAGTATTTGTTTTAGCCTCAAGCATCTTTATAAGAAGAGGGATGCACCCAGCTTCACCCACCATTTTCTTCATCTCCATTGAGCTGCAAACTCGGCAAATGACAGAAGCTGCAGCTTGTTGAGCACCCAAAGATCCAGACTTGAGAACGTGAACCAAACAAGGAAGCAAGCCAAGAGAAACCAAAGTTTCCTCAGAAACTGATCCAACCAGATTCCTCAATGCTCCAACTGCGGATTCTTGAGGAAGTGGACCATCTAGATAGGTCAGAAGACTTCTAACACCACCTTCTGATATAACACACTTTCTCAAATGCTCATTGCTTGAAGTGAGATTCTGCAAGCACTCAGCTGCATACTCTTTGGAACCTAACAAAATTCCACAACTAAGAAGATTGATCATAACTCTTACAATACCTTCTTCAGCCAAAGCCTGTCTCACCTCAGAAACAGCTGATACGTTTGTCAAAGTGCAGGCAGCAGCAGCCTGTGACACAGAATCTCCACTCTCACAAAGCTCAATCAATGGCCGAACACCACCATGTCCAACAATTGCACGAGTTGTTTCTGCTGACATTGACAGTCTCTGAAGAGATACTATAGCCTTCTCTTTACTGACAGCACTACCAGATTCAACAAGTCTAATAAGAGGTGGAAGAACTCCTTCAGAAACTAGCCACTTTTCACAGCTCCCAGATTCCACCAGAGAGCATATAACAGTAACCGTCTTCTCCCTTATCCTTGGAGATGTTGCTGTGAGCAATTGAACCAAAGCAGCAACATTCCTCCTGCCAAGAACAGCCAAAACATTCTTTTCATCCTCTTTCATAACATCATAGAGTCTGTCTAAGGCTTTGTGCTTTGCTTCCAAGTGACCAATCTGAAGGCGCGCTAGTAGTTCTCTTATATTGTTGTGTGTTGCAATATCTGATTCTGCCATAGAACCTAACACGGTTAATGGCAAAGTAGCTTCACCGAGCACACCAGTCTTGATCAACAGACCACAATCCTTCAAATTCAAATCCAGTTTCCCAGTTAATGCATCAAGATCACTCTGCATCCGAAG from the Vigna radiata var. radiata cultivar VC1973A unplaced genomic scaffold, Vradiata_ver6 scaffold_292, whole genome shotgun sequence genome contains:
- the LOC106778984 gene encoding protein CELLULOSE SYNTHASE INTERACTIVE 1, producing MVEDSKAAVAVDDACSRENLLLHAQELVPVALAKAKEVKVFPGRWKMIISKLEQIPSCLSDLSSHPCFSKNALCKEQLQAVSKTLKETTELAELCVMEKYEGKLRMQSDLDALTGKLDLNLKDCGLLIKTGVLGEATLPLTVLGSMAESDIATHNNIRELLARLQIGHLEAKHKALDRLYDVMKEDEKNVLAVLGRRNVAALVQLLTATSPRIREKTVTVICSLVESGSCEKWLVSEGVLPPLIRLVESGSAVSKEKAIVSLQRLSMSAETTRAIVGHGGVRPLIELCESGDSVSQAAAACTLTNVSAVSEVRQALAEEGIVRVMINLLSCGILLGSKEYAAECLQNLTSSNEHLRKCVISEGGVRSLLTYLDGPLPQESAVGALRNLVGSVSEETLVSLGLLPCLVHVLKSGSLGAQQAAASVICRVCSSMEMKKMVGEAGCIPLLIKMLEAKTNTARETAAQAISSLMVLSQNRREVKKDDKSVPNLVQLLDPSSQNTAKKYAVSCLGSLSPCKKCKKLMISYGAIGYLKKLTEMDIPGAKKLLERLERGKLRSLFSRK